A single genomic interval of Microbulbifer variabilis harbors:
- a CDS encoding CoA-acylating methylmalonate-semialdehyde dehydrogenase, with protein MNKSIPSRLPLFIDGDWVQSTTKEWLDVTNPATGEVLTQAPYTTEAEQLQAIAAAKQAFISWRNTPVPTRARIMLKYQALLKEHQEALAEILAEETGKTFEDAKGDVWRGIEVVEHAANIATLLMGETVENVASAIDCYSYIQPIGVCAGITPFNFPAMIPLWMFPLAIACGNTFILKPSEQDPITPCKLAELFEQAGAPKGVLQVIHGDREQVDFLLKDPDIKAISFVGSVPVGRHIYQTGTQYLKRVQAFAGAKNHMVVMPDANKNATINNIIGSSVGAAGQRCMAISVVVLVGEAQSWIPDIQDAMAKIIPGHWKNPQSDYGPLISPAAKERVLGYIETGKKEGADCLLDGSKITVDGYPHGNWVGPTLFANVTTEMSIYTDEIFGPVLCLVNVDHLDDAIKLVNDCPYGNGTSIFTASGAAARKYQHEILVGQVGINVPIPVPLPFFSFTGWRSSFYGDLHAYGKQAVRFYTETKTITARWFDSDIEHAEQANMTIQLK; from the coding sequence ATGAATAAATCCATCCCTTCACGCCTTCCTCTATTCATTGATGGCGACTGGGTGCAGTCTACTACCAAGGAGTGGCTGGATGTGACAAACCCCGCCACAGGTGAGGTTTTAACCCAAGCCCCCTATACCACTGAGGCCGAGCAACTCCAGGCAATCGCCGCCGCCAAGCAGGCATTCATTTCTTGGCGGAACACCCCAGTCCCTACTCGAGCACGTATTATGCTCAAGTACCAAGCTCTCCTGAAAGAGCACCAAGAGGCCCTGGCCGAGATTCTCGCAGAGGAAACCGGTAAAACATTTGAAGACGCCAAGGGGGATGTTTGGCGAGGCATTGAGGTGGTTGAGCATGCCGCAAATATTGCTACCCTGCTAATGGGGGAAACCGTTGAAAACGTTGCCAGTGCTATAGATTGCTATTCCTATATTCAACCCATTGGCGTCTGCGCCGGTATTACGCCATTCAACTTTCCCGCAATGATACCGTTATGGATGTTTCCGCTAGCGATTGCCTGTGGCAATACCTTTATTCTTAAACCTTCTGAACAGGACCCCATTACACCTTGCAAACTGGCTGAATTATTTGAGCAGGCAGGAGCACCCAAAGGGGTTCTACAAGTTATCCATGGTGATCGCGAGCAGGTAGATTTCTTACTAAAAGACCCAGATATTAAAGCTATATCTTTTGTCGGTTCCGTGCCAGTTGGGCGCCATATCTATCAAACAGGCACTCAATATTTAAAAAGAGTACAGGCCTTTGCCGGGGCAAAAAACCACATGGTAGTGATGCCTGATGCAAATAAAAATGCCACTATTAACAATATCATCGGCTCTTCTGTAGGGGCTGCCGGTCAGCGATGCATGGCTATTTCGGTTGTGGTATTAGTGGGTGAAGCGCAAAGTTGGATTCCTGATATACAGGATGCGATGGCAAAGATAATACCCGGGCATTGGAAGAATCCACAATCCGACTACGGCCCCTTAATTTCACCTGCTGCAAAGGAACGTGTGCTGGGTTATATCGAGACGGGCAAAAAAGAAGGGGCGGATTGCCTTCTGGATGGTTCAAAAATTACAGTGGATGGATATCCCCATGGTAACTGGGTTGGCCCTACATTATTTGCCAATGTTACTACCGAGATGTCAATTTACACTGATGAAATTTTTGGGCCAGTGTTATGTCTGGTGAATGTAGATCACTTAGATGATGCAATAAAACTGGTGAATGACTGCCCTTACGGCAATGGGACCTCCATATTCACTGCCAGCGGTGCAGCCGCACGTAAATATCAGCATGAAATTCTTGTGGGCCAGGTAGGAATCAATGTGCCTATCCCGGTTCCATTACCTTTCTTTAGCTTTACTGGCTGGCGCAGTTCATTTTATGGGGATCTCCACGCTTATGGTAAGCAGGCCGTGCGTTTTTATACCGAAACAAAAACCATCACAGCCCGCTGGTTCGATTCAGATATTGAACATGCCGAACAGGCAAATATGACGATACAGTTAAAGTAA
- a CDS encoding alpha/beta hydrolase produces MPIKMQSIKLLLTISICLLISSCAVNIRDYIASSKSFPYDHIVSNEQIKSWGFHKNNYCDKLRNLCISYFFAAPLEKGKIKYSIETDSGDQTSQVNLSINKEALNKHYSGTIILLHGFRISKEFMLHSALYFRLLGFQVVIPDLLGHGESEGRKEYGVGDSEVINRLIDELIHKDLIESKNIYLLGNSMGSLTAARITQSRQDISGLILQAPMLEFDQAVYNYAQENFPLLSRAFSEKEIKIGASMALEEANISLLETQIEPLLTNTPVPVLLFASNTDPISPYDHFQNLHQDHIKIVLLKDRNHPSMAVIGEIEHSALQDWLPKASNITIQYH; encoded by the coding sequence ATGCCTATTAAAATGCAATCAATAAAACTGCTTCTGACCATATCAATTTGTTTACTTATATCATCTTGCGCAGTGAACATTAGAGATTATATTGCAAGTTCAAAAAGCTTCCCTTACGATCATATAGTTTCAAATGAGCAGATAAAATCATGGGGATTTCATAAAAATAATTACTGTGACAAGCTAAGAAACTTATGCATTAGCTATTTCTTTGCTGCCCCCCTTGAAAAAGGTAAAATTAAATACTCCATAGAAACTGACTCTGGCGATCAAACCAGCCAAGTTAATCTATCTATAAATAAAGAAGCCCTAAACAAACATTATTCTGGGACCATCATTCTTTTACATGGATTCAGAATTTCAAAAGAATTCATGCTTCACTCAGCATTATATTTTCGCCTCCTTGGATTTCAGGTAGTTATTCCAGACCTACTTGGCCATGGTGAATCTGAAGGCCGTAAGGAATATGGCGTTGGTGATAGCGAAGTGATTAACAGGCTAATTGACGAGCTTATCCATAAAGACCTGATAGAAAGTAAAAACATTTATCTTCTTGGAAATTCCATGGGGAGCCTTACTGCGGCGAGAATCACTCAATCTCGACAAGATATCAGCGGCCTAATATTACAAGCTCCCATGTTGGAATTTGACCAGGCTGTTTATAATTATGCCCAAGAGAATTTTCCCCTACTTAGTAGAGCATTCTCTGAAAAAGAAATAAAAATAGGAGCGTCAATGGCGCTAGAGGAAGCCAATATAAGCCTACTGGAAACACAAATTGAACCTTTACTAACCAACACTCCTGTGCCCGTGCTTTTATTTGCTTCCAATACTGACCCGATTTCACCCTATGATCACTTTCAAAACCTGCATCAGGACCATATCAAAATAGTGCTCCTGAAAGATAGAAATCACCCGAGTATGGCGGTTATTGGGGAAATTGAGCATAGCGCTCTACAGGATTGGCTTCCCAAGGCAAGTAATATCACTATTCAATACCATTAA
- a CDS encoding GNAT family N-acetyltransferase, whose translation MSENSNVSNEHQIELITLGNGRRVSIRPICRSDSQLEKELIEDLSPETRRDRFIGGSCKASQKLIELLTDNDHQVHEAFIALCTSDHAQKAVATAHYAVDSDGLACECAVVVRDDWQGLGLGRLMLKRLIDCAKEQGLQRIYSIESADNKRVQIFARSMGFICKADPKDYTLLTYTLDLQAGRQANGFDTASREAGINLN comes from the coding sequence ATGTCAGAAAATAGCAATGTCAGTAATGAGCACCAGATAGAACTAATTACTCTCGGTAATGGGCGCAGGGTATCAATACGCCCCATCTGCCGCAGTGATAGCCAACTGGAGAAAGAACTGATAGAAGACTTATCTCCAGAAACCCGGCGAGACCGCTTTATCGGCGGCAGCTGTAAAGCCAGCCAAAAGCTGATTGAGCTACTCACCGATAACGACCATCAAGTTCATGAGGCCTTTATTGCACTCTGCACCAGCGACCATGCGCAAAAGGCCGTTGCTACCGCACATTACGCCGTAGATTCAGACGGGCTAGCCTGCGAGTGCGCAGTTGTGGTCCGCGATGATTGGCAGGGATTGGGGCTAGGTCGATTAATGTTAAAGCGCCTGATCGACTGCGCAAAAGAACAGGGCTTACAGCGAATTTATTCCATTGAGTCCGCCGACAATAAACGCGTGCAGATATTTGCCCGTTCGATGGGATTTATTTGTAAAGCCGATCCGAAAGACTACACCCTATTAACTTATACACTCGATTTGCAGGCTGGCCGACAAGCCAACGGCTTTGATACGGCCTCCAGGGAGGCCGGAATTAACCTAAATTAA